A stretch of Nitrospirota bacterium DNA encodes these proteins:
- a CDS encoding PIN domain-containing protein: MYAHWEDSPKHDLAAGKLKELAGRDDPWGLPVFCVAEFLRVVTHPGILKEPRTHDQATEALGRLLQSPNVGVLLPGDRFLGLLGETIRKYEVRGNLVFDAQIVALCRESGVDSILTDDGDFHRFRELTVLKLE; this comes from the coding sequence GTGTACGCCCATTGGGAAGACTCACCCAAGCATGACCTCGCCGCAGGAAAATTGAAGGAGCTGGCCGGGCGCGACGACCCTTGGGGCCTGCCGGTCTTCTGCGTGGCTGAATTCTTGCGCGTGGTGACCCACCCGGGCATTCTGAAGGAGCCGCGTACACACGATCAGGCGACGGAAGCTCTCGGAAGACTCCTCCAATCTCCGAATGTAGGGGTTCTTCTACCCGGTGATCGGTTCCTCGGCCTTCTGGGTGAGACCATTCGGAAATACGAAGTGAGAGGTAATCTGGTATTTGATGCACAGATCGTCGCCCTATGCAGGGAGTCCGGTGTCGACTCGATCTTGACGGACGACGGAGATTTCCACCGCTTCCGCGAGCTTACCGTCTTGAAGCTGGAGTAG
- a CDS encoding DUF2191 domain-containing protein gives MRTTLDLDDGLVRAAKRRALEAGTTLTRVIEDALRLVLRPPAKKQKPFRLKLLTFKGELRPGVDLSDRDSLYEIMEGRK, from the coding sequence ATGAGGACGACGCTGGATCTGGATGACGGCCTCGTGCGCGCGGCCAAGCGGCGGGCGCTGGAAGCGGGCACGACGCTTACGCGCGTCATCGAAGATGCCCTCCGGTTGGTTCTTCGCCCGCCGGCGAAGAAGCAGAAACCCTTCCGGCTCAAGCTGTTGACCTTCAAGGGAGAACTTAGGCCGGGGGTGGATCTATCGGATCGGGACAGCCTCTACGAGATCATGGAGGGTCGGAAATAG